In Pelmatolapia mariae isolate MD_Pm_ZW linkage group LG8, Pm_UMD_F_2, whole genome shotgun sequence, one genomic interval encodes:
- the LOC134633119 gene encoding zinc finger protein 503-like, with protein MITSPTVSVLRNSTNPAWESGSSGEKGAVKISQLSVHNSVSPADPTRQASRLPIKVLKMLTARAGHILHPEYLQPLPSTPVSPIELDAKKSPLALLAQTCSQIGKPDPPSSSKLSSVTSNGSSDKEAKSGPLKMSDIGADDKSSFKPYSKSSEKKDSSSSLSGDKTSFRVPSATCQPFTPRTGSPGSCTSVSPLPSEGKAGDKEEKKESDSNKSTTTESNGSHGISGITSDGNQQQENTSGSKAVTSDSISVTSSSSSVLGSGLVAPVSPYKPGHTVFPLPPAGISYPGSLAGAYAGYPQPFLPPGMTLDPTKSSSQLLSAQFAAASSLGCSKAGTSPLAGASPPSLMSASLCRDPYCLSYHCTSHLSGASSANCAHDSAAAAAAASALKSGYPLMYPTHPLHGVHSTTPSFSGHPLYPYGFMLPNDPLPHVCNWVSANGPCDKRFSSSEELLSHLRTHTAFAGTEKLISGYPGSSSLANAAAAAAMACHMHMPPNGSPSSPSTLALRGPHHHLGLSSRYHPYSKSPLPTPGAPVPVPAATGPYYSPYALYGQRLTTASALGYQ; from the exons ATGATCACATCGCCCACGGTCTCTGTCCTGAGAAATAGCACAAATCCAGCGTGGGAGAGCGGCTCCTCGGGGGAGAAGGGAGCAGTGAAGATAAGCCAACTATCCGTCCACAACTCCGTCTCTCCCGCAGACCCTACTCGACAAGCCAGTCGTCTTCCCATAAAGGTTTTGAAAATGCTTACGGCACGGGCAGGACACATTTTACACCCGGAGTACCTACAGCCGTTACCGTCCACTCCTGTCAGTCCCATCGAG CTGGATGCCAAGAAGAGTCCGCTGGCCCTTCTGGCCCAAACGTGCTCTCAGATCGGCAAACCGGATCCGCCGTCCTCCTCCAAGCTGTCCTCTGTAACCTCCAATGGATCTAGCGACAAGGAGGCCAAATCCGGCCCGCTGAAGATGAGCGACATCGGAGCCGACGACAAATCGAGCTTCAAACCTTACTCAAAATCATCAGAGAAgaaggactcgagcagcagccTCAGTGGAGATAAAACCAGTTTCCGAGTGCCTAGCGCCACCTGCCAGCCGTTCACCCCCAGGACAGGCAGCCCCGGCTCCTGCACCTCCGTTTCTCCTCTGCCATCTGAAGGCAAAGCGGGGGacaaggaggaaaagaaggagtCTGATAGCAATAAAAGCACTACGACGGAGAGCAACGGCAGCCACGGGATAAGTGGGATTACCTCTGACGGCAACCAGCAACAAGAAAACACATCTGGATCCAAGGCTGTTACATCAGATTCCATATCTGTAACTTCGTCATCATCCTCCGTCCTCGGCTCCGGGCTGGTGGCCCCTGTCTCCCCCTATAAGCCCGGTCATACAGTTTTTCCTTTACCGCCTGCTGGTATTTCCTATCCTGGAAGTTTAGCCGGTGCATATGCGGGTTATCCGCAGCCGTTTCTCCCTCCTGGAATGACCCTTGACCCCACCAAATCCAGCAGCCAGCTTTTAAGCGCACAGTTTGCTGCTGCCAGCTCGCTGGGATGCAGCAAAGCGGGAACGAGCCCCTTGGCTGGAGCATCCCCACCGTCTCTAATGTCTGCTAGTCTGTGTCGAGACCCCTACTGCCTGAGTTACCACTGCACGAGCCATTTGTCCGGCGCATCCAGCGCTAACTGCGCACATGACTCTGCGGCAGCTGCGGCAGCTGCCTCGGCGCTCAAGTCTGGATACCCGCTCATGTACCCGACGCACCCGTTACACGGCGTGCACTCCACGACCCCTTCTTTCAGCGGACATCCCTTATATCCTTACGGGTTTATGCTGCCCAACGACCCCCTGCCGCACGTGTGCAACTGGGTGTCGGCGAACGGACCTTGCGATAAGCGCTTTTCATCCTCCGAGGAGCTCCTCAGCCACTTGCGGACTCACACGGCCTTTGCCGGCACGGAGAAGTTGATATCTGGGTACCCGGGGTCGTCTTCTCTTGCtaacgctgctgctgctgctgctatggCTTGTCACATGCACATGCCTCCAAACGGAAGCCCGAGCAGCCCGAGCACGCTGGCCCTCAGGGGCCCTCACCACCACCTCGGACTCAGCAGTCGCTACCACCCGTATTCAAAGAGCCCCCTGCCCACTCCCGGGGCCCCGGTGCCCGTGCCCGCGGCTACCGGACCATATTACTCCCCGTACGCCTTGTATGGACAAAGACTGACGACAGCATCGGCCTTAGGATATCAGTAG